Genomic DNA from Leptospira inadai serovar Lyme str. 10:
TCCCGAGACTGGCGACCCGACGGGAAGAGGCGCGTTCGAGTCGTTCCGCACTAAAATTCCCATTCCGATCTCGGAGAGATTCGCGACTAATCCGGATACGGATAGATCGCCGCAAATGAGCATCGCGGATAGCTCCGACAGCTCTTTCGAAATTAGTCGCTCACGTTCCCTTTTATATTTCATGTCAGTAATGCGGTCCTCGAAATATCGTATTTATCGAATTGCAAACAGTTTCAATTATGCATTTCGTTTCCGTTTAAAGCAGTCCGATGTCGCTTAATGCTGAATGATATCTTGAAATCATTTTTTATCAAAAGAAAATTATTTCCAAAGTACGGATTCGATTATTTTTCCGGATGGTTTGTGCGCTATACAAACTATGAAAATAGACTATATTTGCCATCTTTATGTTGATCAAAGGGCAAACTCTGAAACGTAATAGAGAAGGAGTTTTATAGCGAAGTTTGATCAATTCTAACTGGAGAGGGAACCGCGGCATTTATTTTGGGACTCGTGTTTGTTCGATAATTCCTTTCGTTTGAAAGGTTAGATCTTTTCGGGTTCTAGTTTTCATCATGAACGTTCTTTGAAGAAAATAACCTCTTTAAATACAGCAGGGCTATTATCGAGAAAACCAATCCGATACTCTGGAC
This window encodes:
- a CDS encoding PilZ domain-containing protein, translated to MKYKRERERLISKELSELSAMLICGDLSVSGLVANLSEIGMGILVRNDSNAPLPVGSPVSGKITGQVFGELDFEGIVIRNEKPNDLDSINYIIGIKFTSEISLPDRVIALSLTLDE